The Fuscovulum sp. sequence TGCGACTTCGGGCCAGCCGGGGCCAGTGCATATCGACGTGCCGATCAACGTAGCCGAAGGCCTTGCTGAAGAGGCATCTCCGCTTACTCTTTGGACCGCTGCCACCGGACTGCCACCTTTGGACGATCTCAAGCAGGCCTTCGTCGCGCTCTGTGCTGCGCGGCGGCCCATCGCCATCGCCGGTGTTGATGCAGTGAACGAAGCGGCAGGTCCAACCATCGCCGCCTTCTGCCGTAGCCATCACATTCCGCTTGTAACCACCTACAAGGGCAAAGGGCTGCTGGATGAAGATGATCCGCTCTGTTTGGGTGGCGCAGGCCTGTCACCTAAGGCGGATCGCATCTTGATGCCGCTCATCGCGCAGGCCGACACAGTTCTTCTGATCGGCTACGATCCAATCGAGATGCGGATCGGCTGGCGCAACCCTTTCGGTCCATCCCAGACCGTAATCGAAATCGCCCCTACCCGGCGCGACCACGGCATGCACCGCGCAGACATCCCACTGATCGGCGGGATCGCACCAACCCTCGATGCGCTTTGCCATGACGCGCCAGAGCGATGGGCCGAGGGTGAGCCGGATGCTGCCCGGAACGCGCTGAAGGCCGCCTTCAGCGGCCCAGATGCATGGGGTCCACATGCAGTTTTCTCGACGCTGCGGGCCGTCATGCCGTCGCAGACCGTAATCACCGCCGATTCTGGCGCACATCGCATTCTCCTATCCCAGATGTGGGCGTGCCCCGCGCCCCGCCTGATCCTTCAATCCTCGGGCCTGTGCACTATGGCCTGCGCCGTGCCGCTTGCCGGTGGGGCCAAGATGGGGCGGCCCGAAAGTCCCGTCCTTGCTTTCGTAGGTGACGCCGGGCTGGAGATGGGGGCGGGCGAGTTGGCCACCCTTGCTGCGCAGAATCTGCCCATCCTGATCTGCGTTCTCGTTGATCACAGACTGACCCTGATCGAGATGAAGCAGCGCGCGAGCCAGCGCCCGAACCTTGGCGTCGATTTCGGCGGGCCGGGAGCGGGCACCGATTTCGCAGCCCTTGCCCGGGCCTTTGGCGGGCATGGTGTGGACGTGTCGGACAGCGCCACGCTGGCCGCCGAGGCACGTGCTGCGCTTGGCCGCGACCGCTTTACCCTGATTGCGGCGCATATCCCGCGACGGGCCTATGACGGGGCCTTTTAAGGGAGGCGCTGTAACGACTGCGTGAGACGGGTGTTACGATCCCTTCCGACTGTAACAAAACAGGGTCGGATAGCGAAACGCAGACTGTCCGCGCCTGCAAATGCCGATCTCCGTCCCCTGCAGGCCTTCACTCCGCCGTGAAAGGTTTGCCCATGCCGCTGTCAGATGACCTGAGTGGAACGCCCACCTCCCTTTCATCGGAGTTGATCGATGACTGGAACCGGGTGATCAGGGGCATACTCTCGCACGCGGCAAGCACCGGACCCGATCTGAACCGCGTGCTTGCAGCCTGTCCAGATTTCGCGCTGGGTCAGGCGATCCGGGGGATATCCTGTCTTCTGCTGGGCCGCGCAGAAATGGTGGAAATCGCCCGTCAAGCCTATGCCGCAGCGCTGACCGGTGCCCCTGCAACGATGCGAGAAATCGCTTTCGTCCACGCTCTGGGCGACTGGCTGGGCGGCCGCCCCTCCCGTGCCGCCGCGCGCATGGAGGTGATCCTGAGTTTGAACCCTCGGGATGCTTTGGCAATGAAGATGGTTCAGGCGATCCATTTCGTCATGGGCAGGCCCGATGCGATGCGCGCGTCGGTTGAAGCCATCCTTCCCGCATGGACCGACGACCACCCGGCGCGCGGCTACATCTTGGGCTGCCATGCCTTCACGCTGGAAGAAACTGGAGAATTTGCGCAGGCAGAACGGATCGGCCGCGACGGCGTAGCGCTTGCCACGGATGATGCTTGGGGTCTGCATGCCGTGGCTCATGTCTATGACAGCACGGGCCGCGCGCGCGCCGGGCTGGATTGGTTGACGGGGCGCGAAGCCGCTTGGGCGCATTGCAACAACTTCCGCTTCCACGTCTGGTGGCATCGGGCCCTGATGCATCTGGACCTTGGGGAGTACGAGGCTGCGCTGGCCCTCTACGACGCCGATATCCGCGCCGAGAAGACCGACGATTACCGCGATATCTCGAACGCGGCCTCCCTTCTTGCGCGGCTAGAACTTGAAGGCGTCAATGTCGGCGAACGGTGGGAAGAACTGGCAGACCTGTCCGAGAACCGTGCCACCGACGGCTGCCTCGCCTTCGCGGATCTTCATTACATGCTGGCGCTTTGCGGCGGCGCGCGGGATCAGGCGGCCGCTGGACTTATCGCCCGCATGCAGGCCACACGCCCTGTGGGCCATGAAGCGCAGCGGGTCATCGCCCATCCGGGCCTGCATATCGCGCAGGGACTGCAATCCTTTGCCGGGGGAGAATATGCGTCGGCATGGATGCACCTGCGTGCAGGGCGCGCTGACCTGCAGCAGATCGGCGGCAGCCACGCGCAGCGCGATATCTTTGATCGCATCACCATCGAAGCGGCGCTCAGAAGCGGATACTCAGAAGCGGCTGAAGCCCTGCTTCGCGATCGGATGGCACGGCGGGCGGGCACTATTGACGGCTATACCTCCGCGCGCCTGTCCCTGATCGACGCTGTTCGCGTCAAGGCCGTGTGACATGGCGTCGGCCCAAAAGCAGCGTGACCTTCGCCTCGATTTCTTTCGCGGCCTTGGCATGTTCATCATCCTCATCGCCCATATCACCGGCAACCCCTGGGCGCTGTGGATACCTGCCCGCTTCGGCTTTTCCGACGCGACAGAGATGTTCGTTTTCTGCTCTGGCATGGCCTCTGCGCTTGCCTTCGGGGCAGTCTTTTCGCGGGCAGGTTGGCTGTTAGGGACAATCCGCATCCTGCACAGGGTCTGGCAGGTTTATTGGGTGCATTTGGGCGTGTTCTTCGTGACGCTTGCCCTGATGGTCGCGCTGAACATGACGGGTTTCTTCCCGCGTGATGAGGTTTCGGCGCTGAACCTCAATCACTTCCTCAACAACACCGGTCCGAACCTGATCGGCTTGCTGACCCTGACCTATGTGCCGAACTATTTCGACATCCTGCCGATGTATCTGGTGATCCTCGCGCTTATCCCCGTGATGATGGGGCTTGCACGCCAAGATACGCGGCTTGTTCTTGCCGCAAGCATCGCGCTTTGGATCGCAGCCACAGCCGGATTGAACTTTCCGGCCGAACTTTGGTTCACCAAATCCTCTGACCGCCAATGGTTCTTCAACCCATTTGCTTGGCAGCTTGTATTCTTCACCGGCTTTGCCCTGATGGCGGGATGGCTTCCCGCGCCACCCGTCCACCGCGCGTTGATCTGGCTGGCGGTCGGGATCGTGCTTCTGTCGATACCCTTTGCCTGGGGCAAGGTCTTTACCCAATTCGAACTGCTGCGCGAGGTCCGAAAAGCCGCAGCACCACTGTTCAACAAGACCGACTTTGGCATCTTGCGCTATGTCCACTTCCTCGCACTTGCCTATTTGGCCTGGGCCGCTGTGGGACCAGACGGCGCGAGATTGCGACTTGGCGGCTGGGCCGGACAGATCATCGCCCTCATCTGCCGCGTCGGTCAGCAATCGCTTGCGGTTTTCGCCGCATCCATGGTGCTTGCGCGCGTCCTTGGCGCATTCTTGAAACTGGCAGGAAGCAGCCCGCTTGCTGCGCTTGTGGTGAACCTCACGGGTTTCGCCTTGATCATCGGCGTGGCATGGATCGCCGCCTATTTCAAAAGCCAGCCATGGAAGACCGCCCCGGTCCGCACCGCCGCACCCGCGGCTGAAGCAGACTGGCAAACCAAGGTGCGGACGTGACGTTCTCCCCGCGTCAGCTTTTGCCCGGCAGCCTTGCTGCGGAATCGCTGGTGATGCCGGACCAGAGCATGACGGCACCCTTTCGTGATCCTGCTGCACCGGGTCTGCGCCCAAGCGGGCAGGTATTGGCCTGTCGGACCTTCGTGCTTGTGCTGCCGCTCTGCTTCACAGTTGCGCTTGTTGCGGTATGGGTTGGCTGGTTCACCATGGACGGACGGCTGACACTAGCAGAGGCCGTCGTGGCCGGCTTATCGGGTTTTGCGTTCTTCTGGATGGTCCTCTCGGTCGCCACTGCGATACTTGGGCTTTGCTGGAGGCGGCCATCCACGGTGCGGCCCCTTCATGAGCTAAAAGTCGCGATCCTGCTGCCGATGTATGGGGAGCCTGCCGCAGAAACGATCGGCAATGCCATTCAGCTTCTTGCAGGTGTTGGCGGCAAGGGCAGGCATTCCTTCTCACTGCATGTTCTGTCCGACACACGATCCTCGGCTGCGGCATTGATCGAGGAGGCAGTGGTCGCGGCATGCCGCCTTCGGCATCGGGGCCTTTCCCTGACCTACCGTTGCCGCGCCAAGAACACCGATTACAAGTCCGGCAATATTCGCGACTGGGTGATCTCGGAAGGTCACGCCCATGACGCCATGCTAATCCTAGATGCGGATAGCATCATGGGGCCTGACACAGTGATCCTGATGGCAGATGCCATGGCACGGAAGCCTGGGCTTGGCCTGATCCAGACCATCCCCCGTATCCTTCCTGGGAAGACCGTCTGGCAGGGTCTGCAAAGCTTTGCCTCCGAGGTCTACGGCATGAACATGGGGCGCGGCTTTGCCATGTGGACGGGAAATGAGGGTAATTTCCTTGGTCATAATGCTTTGGTCAGGACACGTGCCTTCGCCGCCTCAGCCGGTCTGCCGCATCTTCCCGGTGTGGCCCCGCGCGGTGGGGTCATCCTTAGTCATGACTTCGTCGAAGCTGCCCTGATGCGTCGCGCCGGATGGGGGGTGCAGATGATGCCAGAGGCGGAAGAAAGCCATGAAGACACGCCCGAAACGCTGATCGGATACCTAAGGCGCGACCAACGCTGGTGTCAGGGCAACCTGCAGCATGTCAGGCTTCTTCTGGTCCCCGGGCTGCACCCCTTGTCGCGGTTCCACCTTTTGCAGGGGGCTATGTCCTACTTCTCCTCGGTCTGGTGGCTGCTTTTGCTTCTGCTCTGGGCGCTTTCCGGCCAGGGTGGGACCGCAATCGTTGCCACTCCGCTCTTGGCGGACTGGTCACTCACCCCCCAAATGCCACAGACCACCATCGCCGGTGTCGTTGTCGCTATGCTTGTCGCGCCGAAGCTTCTGGGGATCATCGCCCACTTGCGCGGCAACGGCCTGCCAATTGCCGGGGTGCCCCGCTTTGCAGGTCTCGTTACGGCCGAGCTGCTCGTTTCCGCTCTACTCGCCCCGGCTTTGATGGTGCACCAAGTGCGGGCGGTGCTGCGCATTGTGCGGGGGGGTGATGGGGGATGGATGCCGCATGCCACAGGCCGGTCTGACTTGCGCACTCTTTTGCGATTTCATGCTGTCGAAACCGGGCTCGGCGTGGTTCTTCTTTCACTGTCCCTCGCTGGAAAGATCAGCCCTTGGCTTCTGCCCATCAGTGTCAGCCTCTGTCTGACCATTCCCTTGGCGGCGCTTGTGCAGATGCCCCTCTCGGCATTCAAGCAACGCCAAGCCGGGGAGAAAACCGCATGATCCGTCCCATTGCCGCGCTGGCCGCGACCCTTGCCGTGTTCTTCAGCGCTTCTCTCGCGATGGCCGGGTGCAACGGCGATCCCGAACCGTGCTCGCTGCCCGACGGCACCTATCACATCGTCCTGCCGGAGGAAGCGGTGGCGTTGCATCCGGCTGTCCTGCTCCTGCATGGCTACGGTGGCGAAGGAGCGGGTTTCGTTCGCAATGACGGGATGGCCCGACTGTTTCTTGAGCGCGGCTATGCCGTGATCGCGCCGGATGGCCAACCGCGCGAGAATGGCAAGGGCAGATCGTGGGACTTTCATCCAAACCGCCCCGCAACGCGCGATGAAGCCACGTTCCTGATTGCCGTGGCGGATGATGCTGCAGCGAAATACGGTCTGAAACGGGATGAAATGCTACTGGCAGGGTTTTCGATCGGCGGATCAATGACAAGCTATGTCGCCTGTCTGAACCCCACTGCCTTTGCCGCCTATGCCCCGGTTGCGGGCAGTTTCTGGCGTCCACATCCGGCCAACTGCGCAGGTCCGGTCAGGCTCTTGCATACACATGGCACCAGCGACCGGACAGTTCCTCTGGAAGGGCGCCAGATCTCGCCGGACTTCGTGCAGGGCAATGTGCCCGAGGCGATGCAAATCTGGCGCAAGGCAAATGGCTGCAAGTCAGCGGTTGCCGACAGAACGGCAAGCCTTGGCCCGTTTGCTGTTCAGCAATGGACCAATTGCCACCCCGGCACAGACCTGATCTTCGCATTGCATGAGGGAGGACACAGTATCCCGAAAGGCTGGGCCCCGATGGTGCTGGATTGGTTCGAGGCGCTTGATTGATGTTGCAACTGTGGGATCGGCCTAGAAAATCGACCCGGCCTTCCCGCCGTAGTGCAGCAAGTCGCCAAACGACTTCTGGTCGACGGGTCGGACAGGCGCTTGGCAGAATGTGCCTACACCAGGAAGTCCCGAAGGAGATCTTCATGCGGTCCATCAGGAAATGGGGATATCTTTGGGCTTACATCGTGGTTGCCCTGAGCATCGTGGGCACGCCCCCTGATACCGCTGCACCGGGCGATGATCCACGATGTGGCTGCGGGGCCGCGTTGGCACGAAAGAGCCCCCGGGCATAGCCCCCGGGAGCAATCTGTGACGGTTATGGTGAAGTCACTCGATCCGGCCGATTGACCAGAACAGGGTCTCGCCCGAACTGTCATCAACGCCGTCGTTGTCGGTTACGACCCAACCCGTTCCGGCCGCGTCGATGGCAAAGCCTTCGACCTTGTCCATTACATAGCCGTTCAGCACGATCAGGTCGGGCAGCAAGTCGCGAACCAGTTCCTTCTCCACCACCGGCAGGGTGCCGCCCAGAGTTGCAGGCACCATTTGCGCGACGGGGACGCGGTACAGCTTCTTGACAGCCGCAGCACCCGCGATCTGGTTGTCACGCTCTACCACATAGACCCAGTCGCCGTGCAGGGTGATTTCCGAAAGGCCCATCCAGGCACCCTCGGCGGGCGCGTCCAGCCGGTAATGCACCGCTCCCCAGTTCTTGTCGACGGTGTTGTAGGCCAGCAATTTGACCATGCCCTTGGGGTCATCCTTCCATTCGCGCTGCACGGCCATCCACAGCCAGTCGCCCGCCACAGTGATGCCTTCGAACCCGAAGCGTATCTCGTTGGCCAGCAACTCCTCGGGTAGGGCGATTTCCTGAACGATCGCGCCTTTGTCGTCGACCTGATAGATCGCATGCGGGATCAGCCGGTCGCTGCGGCCTTCGCTGGCCAGCCAGAAGCCGCCTTCGCCATCTGGGGCAATGCCCTCGATGTCCAGCTTCTGCGCCCGGTCGCCACCGCGCGTGGTGTCCAGCGCCGCGGTGATGCGTGCCGGTGTCTGCGTGGCGTCGATCGTGTAGATGCGCGGCATCGCGCCATAGACGCTGTCCGACACGGCATAGAGCTTGCCCGCCTCGGCCGGATCGGCCGCGAGGCCGGACAAAGCGCCCCAGCCGATCAGCGGATCGGTTCCTTCCGAGGTCAGCATCGGATATGACGGCGCACCCTCGGCCAGCGCGTAGATCATGACATGTGCCGGAGCCAGACCGTCCGCGCGCAGATCCACCTCATTCGCGGTGACCAGCAGATTGCGTTCGGGGATTGCCACGATGCCTTCGGGGCTCACCCCCGACGGCAGCAGCTGCTTCAGCACCGGTGCGGCAGGATCGGTTAGGTCATAGACCGCAATGATCGATGCCCTTTCCGAGGCGACAACGGCCATGGGCACTCCGCCATAGTTGGCGAACTTGACTGATTCCAGTTCCACGCCCTTGGACCCGCTGCGGTGTTCGGGATAGTGGCCAATCGCAGCAATGGCTCGTTCTAGGCTGCTGCCAGAATCCCAGACCAGCGTGCCGTCCTTGCGGAAGATCGACCATGTGCGCGTGCCGCCGTTCCAGTCGCCCTCGTTCGCAACGGCGACGTGGTCGCTGTCGATCCAAGAAATGCCATCGGGCTCGCGCGGCACCGCCGCTTTGCCCTCTGTAAAGGACAACCGCCCGTCGCGGCGCGTGTCGATGCCGTCCACCGCCACGTCACCCGCGCTGAAGTGGCTGGCTACCGTATCATCGACGCCGATCACCACGATGTGGTTGTTCTCCTGCAGCGTCACGACAATCTCGCCTGCCGCGTTCACGTCCAGGAACTCGGGCTCTGGATCCTCAGGCGCGACGGCGGCAAGGCCGGTTACCTCTATGCGGACCTGCGCAGCGCAATCCACCACGCCGTCCACGACTGGCAGTTTCACGACATATCCCGCGGGCATCTGCGGCAACCCGCCATCACCCGCGTCCTCATCGCGCTGGTTTTCGATGGCAATGGCGAGGAACGTTCCGTCCGGCGCCTTGGCAACGGAATCGGGCTGTCCACCGATCTCGCATTCAGCCGTGACGCT is a genomic window containing:
- a CDS encoding thiamine pyrophosphate-binding protein — translated: MTTTGADIIGEALFRAGATHAFGIPGGEVLALMQGLDAAGLRFVLVKHENGGGFMAEGHWHMTGALPVLVATLGPGVANAVNVVANAMQDRVPLIFLTGCVDAAEAETYTHQIFDHQAMLRPVVKGSFRLARGAVGAGMAKAIALATSGQPGPVHIDVPINVAEGLAEEASPLTLWTAATGLPPLDDLKQAFVALCAARRPIAIAGVDAVNEAAGPTIAAFCRSHHIPLVTTYKGKGLLDEDDPLCLGGAGLSPKADRILMPLIAQADTVLLIGYDPIEMRIGWRNPFGPSQTVIEIAPTRRDHGMHRADIPLIGGIAPTLDALCHDAPERWAEGEPDAARNALKAAFSGPDAWGPHAVFSTLRAVMPSQTVITADSGAHRILLSQMWACPAPRLILQSSGLCTMACAVPLAGGAKMGRPESPVLAFVGDAGLEMGAGELATLAAQNLPILICVLVDHRLTLIEMKQRASQRPNLGVDFGGPGAGTDFAALARAFGGHGVDVSDSATLAAEARAALGRDRFTLIAAHIPRRAYDGAF
- a CDS encoding tetratricopeptide repeat protein translates to MPLSDDLSGTPTSLSSELIDDWNRVIRGILSHAASTGPDLNRVLAACPDFALGQAIRGISCLLLGRAEMVEIARQAYAAALTGAPATMREIAFVHALGDWLGGRPSRAAARMEVILSLNPRDALAMKMVQAIHFVMGRPDAMRASVEAILPAWTDDHPARGYILGCHAFTLEETGEFAQAERIGRDGVALATDDAWGLHAVAHVYDSTGRARAGLDWLTGREAAWAHCNNFRFHVWWHRALMHLDLGEYEAALALYDADIRAEKTDDYRDISNAASLLARLELEGVNVGERWEELADLSENRATDGCLAFADLHYMLALCGGARDQAAAGLIARMQATRPVGHEAQRVIAHPGLHIAQGLQSFAGGEYASAWMHLRAGRADLQQIGGSHAQRDIFDRITIEAALRSGYSEAAEALLRDRMARRAGTIDGYTSARLSLIDAVRVKAV
- a CDS encoding OpgC domain-containing protein — translated: MASAQKQRDLRLDFFRGLGMFIILIAHITGNPWALWIPARFGFSDATEMFVFCSGMASALAFGAVFSRAGWLLGTIRILHRVWQVYWVHLGVFFVTLALMVALNMTGFFPRDEVSALNLNHFLNNTGPNLIGLLTLTYVPNYFDILPMYLVILALIPVMMGLARQDTRLVLAASIALWIAATAGLNFPAELWFTKSSDRQWFFNPFAWQLVFFTGFALMAGWLPAPPVHRALIWLAVGIVLLSIPFAWGKVFTQFELLREVRKAAAPLFNKTDFGILRYVHFLALAYLAWAAVGPDGARLRLGGWAGQIIALICRVGQQSLAVFAASMVLARVLGAFLKLAGSSPLAALVVNLTGFALIIGVAWIAAYFKSQPWKTAPVRTAAPAAEADWQTKVRT
- the mdoH gene encoding glucans biosynthesis glucosyltransferase MdoH, encoding MTFSPRQLLPGSLAAESLVMPDQSMTAPFRDPAAPGLRPSGQVLACRTFVLVLPLCFTVALVAVWVGWFTMDGRLTLAEAVVAGLSGFAFFWMVLSVATAILGLCWRRPSTVRPLHELKVAILLPMYGEPAAETIGNAIQLLAGVGGKGRHSFSLHVLSDTRSSAAALIEEAVVAACRLRHRGLSLTYRCRAKNTDYKSGNIRDWVISEGHAHDAMLILDADSIMGPDTVILMADAMARKPGLGLIQTIPRILPGKTVWQGLQSFASEVYGMNMGRGFAMWTGNEGNFLGHNALVRTRAFAASAGLPHLPGVAPRGGVILSHDFVEAALMRRAGWGVQMMPEAEESHEDTPETLIGYLRRDQRWCQGNLQHVRLLLVPGLHPLSRFHLLQGAMSYFSSVWWLLLLLLWALSGQGGTAIVATPLLADWSLTPQMPQTTIAGVVVAMLVAPKLLGIIAHLRGNGLPIAGVPRFAGLVTAELLVSALLAPALMVHQVRAVLRIVRGGDGGWMPHATGRSDLRTLLRFHAVETGLGVVLLSLSLAGKISPWLLPISVSLCLTIPLAALVQMPLSAFKQRQAGEKTA
- a CDS encoding PHB depolymerase family esterase, translated to MIRPIAALAATLAVFFSASLAMAGCNGDPEPCSLPDGTYHIVLPEEAVALHPAVLLLHGYGGEGAGFVRNDGMARLFLERGYAVIAPDGQPRENGKGRSWDFHPNRPATRDEATFLIAVADDAAAKYGLKRDEMLLAGFSIGGSMTSYVACLNPTAFAAYAPVAGSFWRPHPANCAGPVRLLHTHGTSDRTVPLEGRQISPDFVQGNVPEAMQIWRKANGCKSAVADRTASLGPFAVQQWTNCHPGTDLIFALHEGGHSIPKGWAPMVLDWFEALD
- a CDS encoding esterase-like activity of phytase family protein, yielding MLLRSLCLTSVVALATAFPASADTAFTRIATFATPQNMADGEDQSRESSAEIVSVSEDGMTLVYSDSPLGVIGLIDITDPAAPKPMGNIETGGEPTTAVFIGDQIFAGVDTSESFTAPSGKLVTIDPATRSVTAECEIGGQPDSVAKAPDGTFLAIAIENQRDEDAGDGGLPQMPAGYVVKLPVVDGVVDCAAQVRIEVTGLAAVAPEDPEPEFLDVNAAGEIVVTLQENNHIVVIGVDDTVASHFSAGDVAVDGIDTRRDGRLSFTEGKAAVPREPDGISWIDSDHVAVANEGDWNGGTRTWSIFRKDGTLVWDSGSSLERAIAAIGHYPEHRSGSKGVELESVKFANYGGVPMAVVASERASIIAVYDLTDPAAPVLKQLLPSGVSPEGIVAIPERNLLVTANEVDLRADGLAPAHVMIYALAEGAPSYPMLTSEGTDPLIGWGALSGLAADPAEAGKLYAVSDSVYGAMPRIYTIDATQTPARITAALDTTRGGDRAQKLDIEGIAPDGEGGFWLASEGRSDRLIPHAIYQVDDKGAIVQEIALPEELLANEIRFGFEGITVAGDWLWMAVQREWKDDPKGMVKLLAYNTVDKNWGAVHYRLDAPAEGAWMGLSEITLHGDWVYVVERDNQIAGAAAVKKLYRVPVAQMVPATLGGTLPVVEKELVRDLLPDLIVLNGYVMDKVEGFAIDAAGTGWVVTDNDGVDDSSGETLFWSIGRIE